AGGCTCTACTTTTTTGATACCCCAGGATCTTTAGACTTTATAGGAGATATACAAATAGCTTTAAACGCAGTGGACAACGTAGTTATTGTAATAAACGCTTCTGCTGGTGTAGAAGTAACAACTGAAAGAATTTGGAATATGGCAAGAGAATTAAATAAACCGATCGTATTTTATGTAAACCAAATGGATAAAGAAGGAGTGAACTTCGGGAACTTAATTCAAGAACTTAAAGAAAGTTTTGAAGACGAAATAAGAATAGTTCCTTTCCAAATTCCCATAGGCGAAGGCCCAGATTTTAAAGGTATTATAAATCTTTTATCAAATGACGTAATTACATATGAAGAAGGAACAGGCAAATCTTCCAAACAAAGCGAAATTCCAGATAACGCGAAAGATTATTTGGAAAGATTTCATTCTGAAATAATAGAAGATATTGTTGAAACAAACGAAGAACTAATGGAAAAGTATTTTGAATCAGGTGAAGAAGGATTAAGTCAAGAGGAACTGATTTCCTCACTTCATAAAGCGTATGATGAAGATAAAATAATTCCTGTATTAATTGGATCCGCTTTAAAAAATATCGGTTTTGATCAATTGATAAAGGCTTTAATCAGTTTTGGAATGACACCACTTGAAAGAAAATTTTACACTGAAGAAGGTACTGAGATTTCTTCCCAAGAAGATGGTCAATTTTTAGGTATTATCGTTAAAAATGAAGTAGACCCATTCGTTGGAAAACTCACTTATCTAAGAGTCATTAGCGGTTCTATAAAAGCCGGTTCTAGTATCTATATTGTTGAAGAATCCACAAGAGAAAAGATCTCCCATATCAATATACCTAGATTTGATAAGAACGAAGAAGTGGAAATGGCTGGCGTTGGAGATATCTTAGTTATACCTAAGCTAAAATCAAGTAAGATAAATCAAACCGTATCCAGTGAAGAAACGTCAAATAGGCTGAAATTACCTGAATTTCCAGAACCGATGATATCTAAGTCCATAGCTCCTAATTCTAAAAATGAAATAGACAAAATTACTGAATCGTTAGCAAAAATAGCAGAGTCAGATCCAACATTTAAATGGGAATTCGATTCTGAAACCGGCGAAACGGTCATAAGTGGTATGGGAACAGTTCATCTAGAAATAATGATAGAGAAATTGAAAAAGAATTTCGGTATTGATTTTGAGGTAGGAAAACCAAAAATTGCTTACAAGGAAACTATAAGAAGCAAAACACAGGCCGAGTACAAACACAAAAAACAAACCGGAGGTCATGGCCAATACGGTCACGTTAAAATAGAAATTGAACCACTAGAAAGAGGGAAAGGCTATGAATTTGTTGATAAAATCGTTGGAGGCGTCATCCCAAAAAATTTCATACCATCAGTAGACAAAGGTATCAGAGAAGCTATCAAAAAAGGTGTTTTAGCTGGTTTCCCGGTTGTTGATATTAGGGTTACACTCTTTGATGGTTCTTATCATGAAGTTGACTCTTCAGATATTTCATTTCAAATAGCTGCAAGACACGCATTTAAAATAGCCATGGAAAATGACAACCCAGTTATTTTAGAACCAATTATGCATGTTGAAATATTCTTACCCACTGAAAACACAGGAGACGTTATCGGTGAAATTACAGCAAAAAGAGGAAGACCTTTAGGAATGGAATCAGCGGGGAAAGGATACGATAAAATAGTAGCTGAAATCCCACTGGCCGAAATGTTGGATTTTTCACCTCGTCTCAGCTCTATTTCCTCAGGAAAGGGTTATTTTACCATGAAATTTTCCCATTATGCTGAAGTAAGCCCTGATATACAAAACAAAATAATAGAAGAAAGAAAAAGAGAAGA
The sequence above is drawn from the Petrotoga mexicana DSM 14811 genome and encodes:
- the fusA gene encoding elongation factor G, producing MSEYNAEKKRIVGFFGHHGCGKTTLMDDVLVNLGLTDRIGQRHLDKDPVEKEKGATFSNHIFSFDLDDSRLYFFDTPGSLDFIGDIQIALNAVDNVVIVINASAGVEVTTERIWNMARELNKPIVFYVNQMDKEGVNFGNLIQELKESFEDEIRIVPFQIPIGEGPDFKGIINLLSNDVITYEEGTGKSSKQSEIPDNAKDYLERFHSEIIEDIVETNEELMEKYFESGEEGLSQEELISSLHKAYDEDKIIPVLIGSALKNIGFDQLIKALISFGMTPLERKFYTEEGTEISSQEDGQFLGIIVKNEVDPFVGKLTYLRVISGSIKAGSSIYIVEESTREKISHINIPRFDKNEEVEMAGVGDILVIPKLKSSKINQTVSSEETSNRLKLPEFPEPMISKSIAPNSKNEIDKITESLAKIAESDPTFKWEFDSETGETVISGMGTVHLEIMIEKLKKNFGIDFEVGKPKIAYKETIRSKTQAEYKHKKQTGGHGQYGHVKIEIEPLERGKGYEFVDKIVGGVIPKNFIPSVDKGIREAIKKGVLAGFPVVDIRVTLFDGSYHEVDSSDISFQIAARHAFKIAMENDNPVILEPIMHVEIFLPTENTGDVIGEITAKRGRPLGMESAGKGYDKIVAEIPLAEMLDFSPRLSSISSGKGYFTMKFSHYAEVSPDIQNKIIEERKREEELQK